One region of Dehalococcoidia bacterium genomic DNA includes:
- a CDS encoding DUF1295 domain-containing protein, with protein sequence MTSDATYNILLITWLVLCPLIFVSLSFIAAPYGRHIKSGWGPSIDSKLAWVIMEAWSPLIFIASFILGKAPLSIPSVIFLLMWEAHYIHRAFIYPFSLKNSHDKMPLSIVFSGIFFNMMNAWLNGYYIFTLSGGYPDQWLIDPRFIAGAALFISGFVINRHADYTLARLRRPGETGYRIPYGGLYRWISCPNYFGEILIWLGWALATWSLAGLSFALWTIANLAPRAMSHHAWYHQRFPDYPADRKSLLPGIW encoded by the coding sequence ATGACTTCGGACGCTACCTACAATATCCTGTTGATCACCTGGCTGGTGCTTTGTCCCCTTATTTTTGTCAGTCTTTCCTTCATCGCCGCACCGTACGGCCGCCACATTAAGAGCGGATGGGGGCCTTCAATTGACAGCAAACTCGCCTGGGTGATCATGGAGGCCTGGTCGCCGTTGATATTTATCGCATCTTTCATACTGGGGAAAGCGCCGCTCTCGATCCCATCGGTGATCTTCCTGCTGATGTGGGAAGCGCATTACATACATCGTGCCTTTATATACCCTTTCAGCTTGAAGAATTCCCATGATAAAATGCCTCTTTCAATCGTATTTTCAGGCATTTTCTTCAATATGATGAATGCCTGGCTGAACGGATACTATATTTTCACGCTGTCCGGCGGTTATCCCGATCAATGGCTGATCGATCCTCGCTTCATCGCAGGCGCCGCGCTTTTCATCTCGGGTTTCGTTATCAACAGGCACGCCGATTATACGCTGGCCAGGCTGCGCAGGCCCGGAGAAACCGGTTATAGAATACCTTATGGAGGATTATATCGCTGGATATCATGCCCCAATTACTTCGGCGAGATCCTGATCTGGCTTGGATGGGCGCTGGCCACCTGGTCGCTGGCCGGGCTGAGCTTCGCACTGTGGACCATAGCCAACCTCGCGCCACGCGCCATGTCGCACCATGCCTGGTATCACCAGCGCTTCCCTGATTATCCCGCCGATCGTAAATCACTCTTGCCCGGCATATGGTAA
- a CDS encoding NAD-dependent epimerase/dehydratase family protein encodes MITAVTGASGHVGVNLVRSLIARGRNVRIIAHSSTLGLEDLKVERRNGDVSDLDSMIHAFEGVSIVYHLAAYISLLMSDRVRCSTVNIEGTRNVIEACRRNDVKRLVHFSSIHSLCNEPLDVPIDETRPLVESPKSAPYDLSKASGERLVRQAAVAGFDAVIINPTAVIGPYDYRPSHFGQALIMMAEGRIPVLLEGGFDWVDARDVAEGAIKAEQTAPAGSNYLLSGTWLSVREIATIVSQMAGRKPPALVCPVPVAGACAPVVTAISRWTGVRPLFTSVSLKALAGNRNINHAKATRELGYEPRPIKETLSDTINWFMDNGFIKRRGHR; translated from the coding sequence ATGATTACAGCTGTAACCGGAGCTTCCGGACATGTCGGCGTAAATCTTGTCCGTTCTCTGATCGCCCGAGGAAGGAATGTGCGTATCATAGCGCACAGCAGCACGCTGGGTCTGGAGGATCTTAAAGTTGAGCGCCGCAACGGCGATGTCAGTGACCTGGATTCCATGATCCATGCATTTGAAGGCGTTTCGATTGTATACCATCTGGCTGCATATATATCGCTATTGATGAGCGACCGCGTACGATGCAGTACTGTTAATATCGAAGGTACCCGCAACGTGATAGAAGCCTGCCGCCGCAACGATGTCAAACGGCTTGTACATTTCAGCTCCATTCACTCCCTCTGCAACGAGCCTCTGGATGTGCCGATCGATGAAACTCGGCCACTGGTTGAATCGCCGAAGTCTGCGCCGTATGACCTCTCCAAGGCTTCGGGTGAGAGACTGGTACGACAGGCCGCCGTCGCGGGCTTTGATGCGGTGATAATTAATCCTACCGCTGTTATCGGTCCTTATGATTACAGGCCATCGCATTTCGGGCAGGCTCTGATCATGATGGCCGAAGGCAGAATCCCTGTTCTGCTCGAAGGGGGTTTCGACTGGGTGGACGCCAGAGACGTGGCCGAGGGCGCCATCAAGGCTGAGCAGACCGCACCCGCGGGCTCGAATTATCTGCTCTCCGGCACATGGCTATCGGTGAGAGAAATAGCAACTATTGTATCTCAGATGGCAGGTAGGAAGCCGCCTGCACTGGTATGCCCGGTACCGGTGGCCGGGGCCTGCGCTCCTGTTGTGACGGCAATATCCCGCTGGACAGGGGTCAGACCGCTCTTTACCAGCGTTTCTTTAAAGGCCCTGGCCGGCAACCGCAACATTAACCACGCTAAAGCCACGCGTGAACTCGGATATGAACCGAGGCCTATCAAAGAAACCCTGTCGGATACCATCAACTGGTTTATGGACAACGGCTTTATAAAGAGACGAGGGCATCGTTAG
- a CDS encoding CoA-binding protein has product MSKPGSFTLDEIFHPSSVAIVGASPDNIMSFAAWAVSSLKEAGFPAIYPVNPRHSEAFGLTCYPSISAIPGPVDHVIVCIPAEKSMDVLDDCAGKGVMSVHFFTAGFSESGDRSRAELERDMLQKARDGGFRIIGPNCTGLFVPEARLTTSSRMPMQPGDIAFMSQSGGHSQDMPMHAGSRGLRFSKVISYGNALDIGECELLEYFTSDTGTDIIAIYIEGVREGKRFRRVLEKACAKKPVVVYKGGTTEAGLRTAMSHTASMTSSIKAFQAICRQANAIQVGDIQELIDVLVALRFARPYPSGKGIAVVGVGGGPSVEAGDHMEVVGLELSALSSDVQAQLRSLLPNEGGIFTNPLDATNLVYPDVIYNTLKVIGCSPGIDMIMYHMGFHPVTRWGEGIYSSEFFLKPASEALHKSHKEINRPVIMALGQASDMVGMEELLKVQAAFVKEGLPVFHSIEKAGLAMARVAAWWRRFARD; this is encoded by the coding sequence ATGTCCAAGCCAGGTTCATTCACACTGGATGAGATATTTCATCCGAGCAGTGTGGCCATAGTCGGCGCTTCGCCTGACAATATCATGTCTTTCGCGGCATGGGCTGTCAGCTCGTTGAAAGAGGCCGGTTTTCCAGCCATTTACCCGGTAAATCCCAGACACAGCGAGGCCTTCGGGCTTACCTGCTATCCTTCCATCTCGGCTATACCCGGGCCGGTGGACCACGTCATAGTATGTATCCCCGCCGAAAAATCCATGGACGTCCTTGATGATTGCGCCGGAAAGGGCGTGATGTCGGTGCATTTTTTCACAGCCGGTTTCAGTGAAAGCGGCGACAGGAGCCGCGCCGAGCTGGAGAGGGATATGCTGCAGAAGGCGCGCGACGGCGGATTCCGCATCATCGGACCTAACTGCACCGGACTTTTCGTGCCCGAGGCCAGGTTGACCACGTCCAGCCGCATGCCGATGCAGCCGGGAGACATAGCATTCATGTCGCAAAGCGGCGGGCATTCCCAGGACATGCCGATGCACGCCGGATCCCGCGGCCTGCGCTTCAGCAAGGTCATCAGCTATGGAAATGCGCTGGATATCGGTGAATGTGAATTACTGGAATACTTCACAAGCGATACCGGGACGGATATAATAGCTATCTACATCGAAGGCGTGAGGGAGGGCAAACGTTTTCGACGTGTTCTCGAGAAGGCCTGCGCTAAGAAACCGGTGGTGGTCTATAAGGGAGGCACTACCGAAGCCGGACTGAGGACGGCCATGAGCCACACAGCCAGCATGACATCCTCTATAAAGGCGTTTCAAGCAATATGCCGCCAGGCCAACGCCATCCAGGTTGGCGATATACAGGAACTGATCGACGTCCTGGTGGCTCTGAGGTTCGCCCGTCCTTACCCGTCGGGCAAAGGCATTGCAGTTGTAGGTGTTGGAGGTGGGCCCAGCGTCGAGGCCGGCGATCACATGGAGGTTGTGGGGCTTGAACTGTCTGCGCTGTCTTCCGATGTGCAGGCTCAACTCAGGAGTTTACTGCCCAATGAGGGCGGTATCTTCACCAATCCGCTGGATGCCACCAATCTCGTCTATCCTGATGTGATCTATAATACGTTGAAAGTGATCGGATGTTCCCCTGGCATCGACATGATAATGTATCATATGGGATTCCATCCGGTAACCCGCTGGGGTGAGGGCATCTACTCCAGCGAATTTTTCCTGAAACCGGCTTCAGAGGCTTTACATAAATCGCATAAGGAGATCAACAGACCGGTGATAATGGCGCTGGGGCAGGCCTCGGATATGGTTGGAATGGAGGAGTTGCTCAAGGTGCAGGCCGCTTTCGTAAAAGAGGGATTGCCCGTGTTTCATTCTATTGAAAAGGCAGGGCTGGCCATGGCGAGGGTTGCGGCATGGTGGAGGAGATTTGCCCGGGATTAA
- a CDS encoding PAS domain-containing protein, with protein MMTMQPQDHLAGPLTWQIEDLGKRIRLLEETITQLKTLDTTLHEMQFIIYSYVEKIKEGVVLMQDEIIVWANKAGCDILGYEFDEVVNKSVIEIAHPKYRQQLSARFALVQAGDETYDATLWPFVSKTREIKYIKPFSTRVMYMGRPAVMAFFSDITEEKKAQDELTLRAEMLDQVTDSIFLLDMKGNIKYVNKAVCECLGYAPDEITQLNILDINAQELREKAEIRLKKTVVRKLGAFKTIHMHKDGTRVPVSVRVRVIKIGGREYILGGVREIVREEESL; from the coding sequence ATGATGACGATGCAGCCGCAGGACCACCTGGCCGGGCCGCTGACATGGCAGATCGAAGATCTTGGTAAGCGCATCAGATTGCTTGAGGAAACGATCACTCAGTTAAAAACTCTGGACACGACCCTTCATGAGATGCAGTTTATCATTTACAGCTACGTGGAGAAGATCAAGGAAGGCGTCGTGCTTATGCAGGATGAGATAATAGTGTGGGCCAATAAAGCGGGCTGCGATATACTGGGATATGAATTCGATGAAGTAGTAAATAAGTCCGTCATCGAGATAGCCCACCCCAAGTATCGCCAGCAGTTGTCGGCGCGTTTTGCATTGGTACAGGCCGGTGACGAGACATACGATGCAACACTGTGGCCTTTTGTCAGCAAAACCCGCGAGATCAAGTATATCAAGCCGTTCAGCACGCGTGTTATGTACATGGGACGGCCGGCTGTAATGGCTTTTTTCAGTGATATAACCGAGGAGAAGAAGGCGCAGGATGAGTTGACCCTGCGGGCTGAGATGCTCGACCAGGTGACGGACTCGATCTTTCTGCTGGATATGAAGGGCAATATTAAGTATGTCAATAAAGCTGTATGCGAATGCCTTGGCTATGCACCGGACGAGATCACGCAATTGAATATTCTGGATATTAATGCGCAGGAGCTGAGGGAAAAAGCCGAGATCCGTTTAAAAAAGACCGTAGTGCGCAAACTGGGAGCATTTAAGACCATACATATGCATAAGGATGGCACAAGAGTGCCGGTGTCCGTGCGGGTGCGCGTCATCAAGATAGGAGGGAGGGAGTATATTCTGGGAGGAGTTCGGGAGATCGTACGTGAGGAGGAATCGTTATAA
- a CDS encoding DUF1648 domain-containing protein → MKGKLVHPLWTHLPALLLILVAVYFTIKALPLPDPAPVRFDLSGQPNTYGSPWISSSLLLGLSVGFLILSLWLDELWARQEKKKTFNWMSLFDEFAIGSMCGVQIAYVNMLASAQMIFSFPWIEMVAACGLGTGMAVVLELIRPYRHYEKKPAIEDVSRVAEEITRVVQAGQPVSYWESQNPPYVGVLMVIVPLIMIVAAVFTWALLPWLSIILGLIALAMIGTYGGFRTQVTRDMVTVRMGLLGIKLLQLKTADITGVEVHSFSPLQDFGGYGIRFNSEMKAYYLQGDRGVKITAGDGKKYLIGSDRPEHLAAVIDLVRG, encoded by the coding sequence ATGAAAGGCAAACTGGTGCATCCTTTGTGGACGCATCTGCCCGCATTGCTATTAATCCTTGTGGCGGTATACTTCACAATTAAAGCTCTCCCGCTACCTGACCCGGCCCCGGTGCGTTTTGATCTCAGCGGTCAGCCTAATACGTATGGCTCTCCCTGGATCAGCTCATCTCTGCTGCTGGGGCTATCGGTTGGATTTCTTATTCTTTCGTTATGGCTTGACGAGCTCTGGGCGCGCCAGGAAAAGAAGAAGACCTTCAACTGGATGTCGCTTTTCGATGAGTTTGCCATAGGGAGCATGTGCGGTGTGCAGATTGCCTATGTGAATATGCTCGCTTCCGCGCAAATGATTTTTTCTTTCCCCTGGATTGAAATGGTCGCGGCCTGCGGTCTGGGAACCGGCATGGCCGTAGTATTGGAGCTTATTCGCCCGTACCGGCATTATGAGAAGAAGCCGGCTATAGAGGACGTGAGCCGGGTTGCAGAGGAGATAACCCGGGTAGTACAGGCGGGGCAACCCGTATCGTACTGGGAATCGCAGAATCCGCCGTACGTGGGAGTGCTGATGGTGATCGTGCCGCTGATCATGATTGTGGCGGCTGTCTTTACCTGGGCATTGCTTCCCTGGCTATCGATTATACTGGGTTTGATTGCTCTGGCGATGATCGGAACCTACGGTGGTTTTCGCACACAGGTCACGCGGGATATGGTCACGGTCAGAATGGGCCTGCTGGGCATCAAGCTGCTGCAGTTAAAAACGGCGGATATTACCGGTGTGGAGGTGCATTCATTCTCGCCGCTGCAGGACTTCGGTGGTTACGGGATACGTTTTAACAGCGAGATGAAAGCCTACTATCTGCAGGGTGACCGCGGCGTCAAGATCACTGCCGGTGACGGTAAGAAATACCTCATAGGCTCCGACCGACCGGAGCACCTGGCTGCGGTGATAGACTTGGTCAGGGGATGA
- a CDS encoding NAD(P)/FAD-dependent oxidoreductase: protein MSDYNVIVIGAGIGGLAVSALMAKQGRKVLLIEQSERVGGCCSTFEREGYHFDLGASLIEDIQVMDWCFQRLGTTLAQEVELIPPHLIFSIIFKDGSRMRYPKSIEESAQEIAKVAPEDVKGWYDFCKYMKAFNDAAVEGFFVKPANTLGDVVRMFQQTPTMLKYMPLFNGNYEGVLKKFFKSEKIRESLSYQCFYAGLPPELLPGLYAVIPYSEHEGIYYSKGGMVAIPAAFRRVGEKLGMTTRLNTLVKKVMVRDRRAIGVVLADGSEITADLVISDINAKNLYLDLIGEEHLPSIVRTGVKSYEYSMSTPTVYLGVDYDPPLESHHTLATIPMEEMNKYWWDEYEQGSYPAQQFGIISCTTRSDPDLAPKGHNIIILTMGPGPYKLEGTTWEAEKKDLLQRIINYYSERYIPDLEKHVRVAEFSTPADFERRLLSPEGAIYALRQDVPHAICFRPAAKSKSIKGLYLVGASTHPGGGVPVVTASAMNAADLIEKYEK, encoded by the coding sequence ATGTCTGATTACAATGTGATCGTTATCGGCGCCGGTATCGGGGGGCTGGCTGTATCCGCTCTGATGGCCAAACAGGGTCGCAAGGTTCTCCTGATTGAACAGAGCGAAAGGGTTGGGGGATGCTGTTCCACTTTCGAACGGGAGGGGTACCATTTCGACCTCGGCGCCTCCCTTATCGAAGACATCCAGGTGATGGACTGGTGCTTCCAGCGCCTGGGCACCACCCTGGCACAGGAGGTCGAGCTGATACCTCCGCACCTCATCTTCTCTATTATCTTCAAGGACGGCTCCCGGATGCGCTATCCCAAGTCTATCGAGGAATCGGCGCAGGAGATCGCTAAGGTCGCCCCGGAGGATGTCAAGGGGTGGTATGACTTCTGCAAGTATATGAAGGCGTTCAACGACGCGGCGGTGGAAGGGTTCTTCGTTAAACCGGCCAACACGCTGGGCGATGTCGTCCGCATGTTCCAGCAGACTCCCACCATGCTGAAATATATGCCTCTCTTCAACGGCAACTACGAGGGAGTATTGAAGAAGTTCTTCAAGAGCGAGAAAATCCGGGAATCACTTTCATATCAATGCTTTTACGCGGGCCTGCCTCCGGAGCTCCTGCCCGGCCTTTACGCCGTGATACCCTATTCGGAGCATGAAGGGATTTACTACAGCAAAGGAGGCATGGTAGCCATACCGGCGGCATTCAGACGCGTTGGCGAGAAGCTCGGCATGACGACCAGGCTGAATACGCTGGTAAAGAAGGTCATGGTCAGGGACCGCCGCGCTATTGGGGTCGTCCTGGCCGACGGCAGCGAGATCACGGCCGATCTGGTGATATCCGATATAAACGCCAAGAACCTGTACCTGGATCTGATCGGTGAAGAACACCTGCCCTCTATAGTCCGAACAGGCGTTAAAAGCTACGAGTACTCGATGTCGACACCGACTGTTTACCTTGGGGTTGATTACGACCCGCCGCTGGAATCGCACCACACGCTGGCCACCATCCCCATGGAGGAGATGAACAAATACTGGTGGGATGAGTACGAGCAGGGAAGTTACCCGGCCCAGCAGTTCGGTATTATAAGCTGCACTACACGATCCGATCCCGATCTGGCGCCCAAAGGACACAACATCATTATCCTGACCATGGGGCCGGGGCCCTATAAGCTGGAAGGCACGACCTGGGAGGCGGAGAAGAAAGACCTCTTGCAGAGGATCATTAATTATTACTCCGAGAGGTATATACCCGACCTGGAGAAGCACGTCCGCGTAGCGGAATTCTCAACTCCGGCCGATTTTGAAAGAAGGCTGCTCTCTCCCGAGGGCGCCATCTACGCGCTCAGGCAGGATGTGCCTCATGCGATTTGCTTCCGTCCAGCAGCAAAGTCCAAGTCCATCAAGGGGCTCTACCTGGTAGGCGCATCGACCCATCCGGGCGGCGGCGTACCGGTGGTCACAGCCTCGGCCATGAACGCGGCTGACCTTATCGAGAAATATGAGAAATAG